The following coding sequences are from one Ruminococcus flavefaciens AE3010 window:
- a CDS encoding glycoside hydrolase family 97 catalytic domain-containing protein — MRENLIKRAVGTAAAVCVMAQPFTGVMPRHNTADAAVSYYNAKVANQGSGDGNAVIKGSDASVVYDSDLKSNVLDLHGSGFGSGWLQLPSMFEKGCGNGFSFSLKFKLDSGAGNYTRLYQFSPVPFGAGAAPSYSSPDISVDLKDKKAYRTSIFVGKGTTTENDDKHRAIFDIETAPDSGKWHELTAVYSTDNAEFYMDGKLLSKSESDTLSDTMKSLFSEGALPSYTYNSIGHSVYSDDDIMACVDDVMLYGYALTAAQAAKLPDDPLYRYTFEPDTITEGEAVPDEETATARDGTALTSIPEYETVSPDGTLVTKFWKDSKGSYYYSVRKQSRGTWGTVIEPSKLGLVTTTEDLSSGFSQTAPAAATVEHDETYSMPYGKHSKIRDNYKEISFPLKKGNSTLTVYFRVYDDGMGFRYALDHGASIKEETSQVIFPSKSKFWGNWPNATYEWDMVELPRDRANETNATYSCPYTGVINDKYWVTVTEASVFNEDNPYCAGSLQFIGDYHSLRFKGGVKVSGITMGSAFHTPWRAVVIGDSLDQMSSSDLVLNLNPPSVIEDTSWIKPGKTAWSWWSSGGDSPVEYHTQKDYIDFAADNGWDFVCLDFGWALWDDSEAKVKELCDYASAKGIGIYLWYGVNNKGHSGYKDSKGNPAYPYYSLLDEATIVREFKRIRGLGVSGVKVDYYESDTQETMKQMNLCAKIAAENHLMVLFHGCTIPRGESRTYPNIVSYEAVNGTEYYKWFDAPALANRVSYTFTRNVAGSADFTPTGIPIYGIKATAGFALADVVTIESGIQHFAHSVYTYQGNKALPFLNDVPVAWDDMKVLDGYPMQFNVTARRSGSSWYVGASTLSARKVSVKLSELIDDDGTYTAYIFGDNKDGSEIEFRIIEDLTKDHVIEELLLDNGGFAMKITKSGMKLTTPYSNFKFYEAEKAKITGKASITSGKQGKYSSGSAYVGYIGGGANNAVTFENVNVDKAGEYTLRIYYVSGERRSLSVDVNGTNAGRLDNLYANKNDWSGIAAADTKVTLKAGNNTIKLYNASGNGPSIDRIAVAIPMEEVMGDVNQDGKFSVADLLLMQKYILGAETFNKEQFRIADMNGDGNVDPFDLIRCRKELIK, encoded by the coding sequence ATGAGGGAAAACTTGATCAAACGAGCAGTGGGGACTGCGGCGGCTGTCTGCGTTATGGCACAGCCCTTTACGGGCGTGATGCCGAGGCATAATACCGCGGACGCGGCTGTAAGCTACTACAACGCCAAGGTAGCCAATCAGGGCAGCGGCGATGGAAACGCCGTTATCAAGGGCTCAGATGCGTCTGTAGTCTACGACAGCGACCTGAAGTCCAATGTGCTTGATCTCCACGGCAGCGGCTTCGGAAGCGGCTGGTTACAGCTGCCTTCCATGTTTGAAAAGGGCTGCGGCAATGGATTCAGCTTCTCACTGAAATTCAAGCTTGACAGCGGAGCGGGGAACTACACCAGACTGTATCAGTTCTCGCCCGTGCCATTCGGCGCAGGAGCAGCTCCCAGCTATTCGTCGCCCGATATATCCGTTGATCTCAAGGATAAAAAGGCGTACAGAACGAGCATTTTCGTGGGCAAGGGAACTACTACCGAGAACGACGACAAGCACCGCGCTATCTTCGATATCGAGACTGCTCCCGACAGCGGCAAATGGCATGAGCTGACGGCGGTCTATTCAACTGACAATGCGGAGTTCTACATGGACGGAAAGCTGCTGAGCAAGAGCGAAAGCGACACTCTTTCCGACACCATGAAGAGCCTTTTCAGCGAGGGAGCTCTTCCCTCATATACATACAACTCTATCGGACATTCGGTCTACTCGGACGATGATATAATGGCCTGCGTGGACGACGTTATGCTGTATGGCTACGCTCTGACGGCGGCTCAGGCGGCGAAGCTTCCCGACGATCCGCTGTATCGGTACACATTTGAGCCCGATACCATTACCGAGGGCGAGGCTGTTCCCGACGAGGAGACTGCCACAGCCCGTGACGGCACGGCTCTGACCAGTATCCCCGAGTATGAGACTGTTTCTCCCGACGGCACTCTGGTCACAAAGTTCTGGAAGGACAGCAAGGGCAGCTATTACTACTCTGTAAGAAAGCAGAGCCGCGGCACATGGGGCACAGTTATCGAGCCCTCAAAGCTGGGACTTGTCACTACTACCGAGGACTTGTCCTCGGGCTTCTCGCAGACAGCTCCTGCGGCTGCAACTGTGGAGCATGACGAGACCTACTCCATGCCATACGGCAAGCATTCAAAGATACGGGACAACTACAAGGAAATATCCTTCCCGCTGAAAAAGGGCAATTCCACGCTGACAGTCTATTTCCGCGTTTACGACGACGGTATGGGCTTCAGATATGCCCTTGACCACGGCGCTTCCATAAAGGAGGAGACCAGTCAGGTCATATTCCCAAGCAAGAGCAAGTTCTGGGGCAACTGGCCAAATGCCACCTACGAGTGGGACATGGTGGAGCTTCCCAGAGACCGCGCAAACGAGACCAATGCAACTTATTCCTGCCCCTATACAGGCGTTATCAACGATAAGTACTGGGTAACTGTCACCGAGGCAAGCGTTTTCAACGAGGATAACCCGTACTGTGCAGGTTCTTTGCAGTTCATCGGCGACTACCACAGCCTGCGTTTCAAGGGCGGCGTAAAGGTCAGCGGCATCACAATGGGCAGTGCTTTCCATACTCCGTGGAGAGCAGTAGTCATCGGCGACAGCCTTGATCAGATGTCATCAAGCGACCTTGTGCTCAACCTGAATCCACCCTCTGTCATTGAGGATACAAGCTGGATAAAGCCCGGCAAGACAGCATGGTCATGGTGGAGCAGCGGCGGCGATTCTCCGGTTGAGTACCACACTCAGAAGGACTACATCGACTTCGCAGCAGACAACGGCTGGGACTTCGTATGTCTCGACTTCGGCTGGGCTCTCTGGGACGACAGCGAAGCAAAGGTCAAGGAGCTCTGCGACTATGCTTCCGCAAAGGGCATAGGCATCTACCTCTGGTACGGCGTAAACAACAAGGGACACTCTGGCTACAAGGACAGCAAGGGAAATCCAGCATATCCTTATTATTCGCTGCTTGACGAGGCGACTATAGTCCGCGAGTTCAAGCGCATAAGAGGTCTGGGCGTCAGCGGCGTCAAGGTGGACTACTATGAGAGCGACACTCAGGAGACCATGAAGCAGATGAACCTCTGCGCAAAGATAGCTGCCGAGAACCACCTTATGGTGCTTTTCCACGGCTGTACAATACCACGCGGCGAGAGCAGAACTTACCCCAACATAGTATCCTATGAAGCTGTGAACGGCACGGAGTACTACAAGTGGTTCGATGCTCCCGCACTGGCTAACAGAGTATCCTACACATTCACAAGAAACGTGGCAGGTTCGGCGGACTTCACACCTACAGGCATACCGATATATGGCATAAAAGCTACAGCAGGCTTTGCTCTTGCGGATGTAGTCACTATCGAGTCGGGCATACAGCACTTCGCACACTCGGTATACACCTATCAGGGCAACAAGGCTCTGCCATTCCTCAATGACGTTCCCGTTGCATGGGACGATATGAAGGTACTGGACGGCTATCCCATGCAGTTCAACGTTACCGCAAGAAGAAGCGGCAGCAGCTGGTACGTTGGAGCTTCTACACTGTCCGCAAGAAAGGTGAGCGTAAAGCTCTCCGAGCTCATCGACGATGACGGAACATACACCGCATATATCTTCGGCGACAACAAGGACGGAAGCGAGATAGAGTTCAGGATAATCGAAGACCTTACCAAGGACCACGTTATAGAGGAGCTGCTTCTTGATAACGGCGGCTTTGCAATGAAGATAACAAAGAGCGGCATGAAGCTTACAACACCTTACAGCAATTTCAAGTTCTATGAGGCTGAAAAGGCAAAGATAACAGGCAAGGCTTCAATTACATCAGGCAAGCAGGGCAAGTACAGCTCAGGCAGCGCCTATGTGGGCTACATCGGCGGCGGAGCTAACAATGCTGTTACATTTGAGAATGTGAATGTTGACAAGGCAGGAGAGTACACTCTCCGTATCTACTATGTTTCGGGCGAGAGAAGAAGCCTCAGCGTAGACGTTAACGGCACAAATGCAGGCAGACTGGATAATCTCTACGCAAACAAGAACGACTGGTCGGGAATCGCGGCTGCTGATACCAAGGTAACTTTGAAAGCAGGCAATAACACTATCAAGCTTTACAACGCAAGCGGCAATGGTCCATCAATAGACCGTATCGCAGTGGCTATACCAATGGAGGAGGTCATGGGCGACGTAAATCAGGACGGCAAGTTCAGCGTTGCAGACCTGCTTCTCATGCAGAAGTATATCCTGGGCGCAGAGACCTTCAACAAGGAGCAGTTCCGTATTGCGGACATGAACGGCGACGGCAATGTTGATCCGTTTGATCTTATACGCTGCCGTAAGGAATTGATCAAATAA
- the radA gene encoding DNA repair protein RadA: MAKSKFVYTCNQCGYESTKWNGKCPSCGAWNSFEEELAEAPVGVRSSASSGAAPDLSDSILELEDIGADSDVRYDTGIGELNRVLGGGLVKGSLVLLGGEPGIGKSTLLLQICQFLGEDHSVLYVSGEESARQIKLRAQRLGVDTENLYILTATDAEAISQTIASSAPDIAIIDSIQTMSISRIASSAGSITQVRECTNLFMHTAKNQEIPIIIVGHVNKDGAIAGPKVMEHIVDAVLYFEGERHQSYRILRAVKNRFGSTNEIGVFEMIDKGLREVDNPSQMLLEGRPHNVSGTCVACVMEGSRPILAEVQALAAKTSYSAPRRMVTGFDFNRLNIIIAVLEKRLGIFMGSLDVYLNIVGGFRLDEPAGDLPVAMALYSGIMDKQIDEQLVAFGEIGLGGEIRSVSHIVQRIREAERMGFRTCVVPRQSMSSIDPKDYDIEIIPAGTLKQAFAAIK, encoded by the coding sequence ATGGCTAAATCAAAATTTGTTTACACCTGTAATCAGTGCGGCTACGAAAGCACAAAATGGAACGGCAAATGCCCCTCCTGCGGTGCGTGGAACAGCTTTGAGGAGGAGCTTGCGGAAGCTCCCGTGGGCGTAAGGAGTTCTGCCTCGTCAGGGGCTGCTCCCGACCTCTCGGACAGTATCCTTGAACTGGAGGATATCGGCGCAGACAGCGACGTCCGCTATGATACAGGCATAGGAGAGCTGAACAGAGTCCTCGGCGGAGGCCTTGTGAAAGGCTCTCTTGTTCTTCTCGGCGGTGAACCGGGCATCGGAAAAAGCACTCTCCTGCTCCAGATATGCCAGTTTCTCGGGGAGGATCACTCGGTACTCTATGTATCGGGAGAGGAATCCGCAAGACAGATAAAGCTCCGCGCACAGCGCCTTGGCGTTGACACGGAGAACCTGTACATACTCACGGCTACCGACGCGGAAGCCATTTCCCAGACTATCGCTTCCAGCGCTCCTGATATAGCTATCATAGACTCCATACAGACCATGAGCATAAGCCGCATCGCTTCAAGTGCGGGCAGTATCACTCAGGTGCGCGAATGTACAAACCTGTTCATGCATACCGCTAAGAATCAGGAGATACCTATCATAATCGTCGGTCATGTCAACAAGGACGGCGCTATTGCAGGTCCTAAGGTCATGGAGCATATCGTGGACGCTGTGCTCTACTTTGAAGGCGAACGCCACCAGAGCTACCGCATACTCCGCGCTGTCAAGAACCGTTTTGGCTCTACCAACGAGATAGGCGTATTTGAGATGATAGACAAGGGACTCCGTGAGGTTGACAATCCCTCACAGATGCTCCTTGAAGGACGCCCCCACAACGTTTCGGGCACCTGCGTTGCCTGCGTTATGGAGGGAAGCAGACCTATCCTTGCAGAGGTGCAGGCGCTTGCGGCAAAGACAAGCTACTCAGCACCAAGGCGTATGGTGACGGGCTTTGACTTCAACAGGCTCAATATCATAATCGCAGTTCTTGAAAAAAGGCTGGGCATATTCATGGGCAGCCTTGACGTGTACCTCAATATCGTAGGCGGCTTCCGTCTGGACGAGCCAGCAGGAGACCTTCCCGTGGCTATGGCGCTTTACTCGGGCATAATGGACAAGCAGATAGACGAGCAGCTTGTGGCATTCGGCGAGATAGGTCTGGGCGGCGAGATACGCTCCGTATCACACATAGTTCAGCGTATCCGCGAGGCTGAGCGCATGGGCTTCAGGACCTGTGTAGTGCCCAGGCAGTCCATGTCGTCTATAGACCCTAAGGACTATGATATAGAAATAATCCCCGCAGGCACATTGAAACAGGCGTTTGCAGCGATAAAATAG
- a CDS encoding glycoside hydrolase family 3 protein, with product MKYRRFTAVLLGLSMFLTGCGSTAEHINNKQDTTESISEEFATKPMLTQAAAPAAAETAPITVAAETTAAATDGNENTTSQPTDSSSGSNNSSSSEKSEQSQQSYNEPSHEEYTPTVTAAAYVHTSKLSTANTTTAKRMTTTTTTTCKATPESVLKKMTLKQKVCQMFMVTPEAITGISPMVEVGNGTKKAMAEYPVGGIIYFAQNLSSKNQIKTMISNTQSFSREACGVGIFTGIDEEGGKVARCADKLGTTAFRSMEYYGSENNYNTAYDIGSTLAKDLRSLGFNVDFAPVADVNINKGNELGDRIFSSDPEVVANMVCGVSKGLQDNGVSSTLKHFPGLGAESGNTHTNSTVVIDRTLDELRSTEFVPFKKGIDNGTDFVMVGHMSVTSFGDQLPCDLSYKAVTEMLRGELGFKGIAITDAQQMFTISQVYTSGEAAKLSVKAGIDIILMPVDYRAAVDEVCKAVESGEIPESRIDESVMRILERKEKLGLLK from the coding sequence TTGAAATACAGAAGATTTACCGCGGTACTCCTTGGTCTCAGCATGTTTCTTACAGGCTGCGGCAGTACTGCTGAACATATAAACAACAAGCAGGATACGACTGAGAGCATATCAGAGGAATTTGCCACAAAGCCAATGCTCACACAGGCTGCTGCTCCTGCGGCAGCTGAAACTGCTCCCATAACTGTCGCTGCGGAAACAACTGCCGCAGCAACTGATGGTAACGAAAATACCACTTCGCAGCCAACTGACAGCAGCAGCGGCAGCAATAACAGCAGCAGTTCAGAAAAGTCCGAGCAGTCTCAGCAGAGCTATAACGAGCCAAGTCATGAGGAATATACCCCGACTGTAACTGCTGCGGCTTATGTACATACCTCAAAGCTCTCTACAGCCAATACCACCACCGCAAAGCGCATGACCACCACGACTACTACCACCTGTAAGGCCACTCCGGAAAGCGTGCTGAAAAAAATGACGCTTAAACAAAAGGTCTGCCAGATGTTCATGGTGACTCCCGAGGCCATAACGGGCATATCACCAATGGTGGAGGTGGGCAACGGCACCAAAAAAGCCATGGCTGAATACCCTGTGGGCGGAATAATTTACTTCGCCCAGAATCTAAGCTCCAAGAATCAGATAAAGACCATGATATCCAATACCCAGAGCTTCTCACGGGAAGCCTGCGGCGTGGGAATTTTCACAGGCATAGATGAGGAGGGCGGCAAGGTGGCAAGATGTGCCGATAAGCTTGGCACCACTGCTTTCAGATCCATGGAGTACTACGGCAGCGAAAACAATTACAATACCGCATACGATATCGGCTCTACCCTCGCCAAGGACCTGCGGAGTCTCGGCTTCAACGTGGACTTTGCTCCAGTGGCGGACGTAAATATCAACAAGGGCAACGAGCTCGGCGACCGTATTTTCAGCAGCGACCCAGAAGTAGTTGCAAATATGGTCTGCGGAGTATCAAAGGGCTTGCAGGACAACGGCGTAAGCTCCACACTCAAGCATTTCCCGGGACTTGGTGCCGAAAGCGGCAATACACATACAAATTCAACTGTTGTTATCGACAGGACTTTAGATGAGCTCCGCAGCACAGAATTCGTACCGTTCAAAAAAGGTATCGACAATGGTACCGACTTCGTTATGGTGGGACATATGTCCGTTACAAGCTTCGGTGATCAGCTCCCATGCGACCTGTCTTACAAGGCAGTAACGGAAATGCTCCGCGGCGAGCTGGGCTTCAAGGGCATCGCCATTACGGACGCTCAGCAGATGTTCACTATCTCACAGGTATACACCTCGGGAGAAGCCGCAAAGCTTTCTGTAAAGGCAGGCATCGACATCATACTCATGCCCGTGGACTACAGAGCTGCTGTTGACGAGGTATGCAAGGCTGTGGAAAGCGGAGAGATACCCGAATCCCGCATCGACGAGAGCGTTATGAGGATCCTCGAAAGAAAAGAAAAGCTGGGGCTCCTTAAATGA
- a CDS encoding family 16 glycosylhydrolase — protein sequence MKISKALSIAAALSMFTCAAGCGEKNNSEPEKNTEATTAEATTAAEAETTTEAATAAVPKIDDSVDVPEIEGYSLLWNDEFTADALDESKWNYEPHEPGWTNEELQEYTTSTDNVFTRDGKLVIKAIKTEKENRTKYITYTSGKVTGKKKTDFTYGKVVVSAKVPEGQGLWPAIWMMPTDEGHYGQWPKCGEIDIMEVLGNDVNTAYGTLHYGEPHGEIQGTWGLTEGSYADSFHEYSVEWEPGEIRWYIDGNLYNTANDWFTAVKGEDEKPYPAPFDQPFFVQMNLAVGGTWPGNPDETTDFDKAEFEIDYVRVYQKPEYDTNVKKPEKVFREALEDGNFIFNGDFSEAEDLTDDVNWKFLLFNGGEGSAEIRDNMIVITSEKEGTEEYSVQLVQPDLPMIKGKKYRVTFDAYADEDRDIVVCVSAPSAGWIRYLKDTKLALTTEKQTFTYEFEMKDKDDNNGRLEFNMGKRGSTATVYISNVRVEEIK from the coding sequence ATGAAAATATCCAAGGCTTTATCCATTGCCGCTGCTCTTTCAATGTTCACATGTGCGGCAGGCTGCGGCGAAAAGAATAACTCAGAGCCCGAAAAAAATACCGAAGCCACAACTGCCGAGGCAACAACTGCCGCAGAGGCTGAAACAACTACAGAGGCAGCAACAGCGGCTGTCCCGAAGATCGACGATTCCGTTGATGTTCCCGAGATAGAGGGCTACAGCCTGCTCTGGAATGATGAATTCACCGCCGACGCTCTGGACGAGAGCAAGTGGAACTATGAGCCCCATGAGCCCGGCTGGACAAATGAGGAGTTACAGGAGTACACCACCTCTACCGACAACGTGTTCACACGTGACGGCAAGCTGGTCATCAAGGCTATCAAGACCGAAAAGGAAAACAGAACAAAGTACATCACCTATACCTCGGGTAAGGTAACAGGCAAGAAAAAGACCGATTTCACCTACGGTAAAGTTGTGGTAAGTGCCAAGGTCCCCGAGGGACAGGGCTTATGGCCTGCTATATGGATGATGCCCACCGATGAGGGACACTACGGTCAGTGGCCTAAGTGCGGCGAGATCGACATTATGGAGGTCCTCGGCAACGACGTAAACACTGCTTACGGTACACTCCACTACGGTGAGCCCCACGGCGAGATACAGGGTACATGGGGACTGACTGAGGGCAGCTACGCCGACAGCTTCCATGAGTATTCCGTTGAGTGGGAGCCGGGAGAGATCCGCTGGTACATCGACGGCAACCTCTACAATACCGCCAACGACTGGTTCACAGCTGTCAAGGGCGAGGACGAAAAGCCCTACCCTGCTCCTTTCGATCAGCCGTTCTTCGTTCAGATGAACCTTGCTGTAGGCGGAACATGGCCTGGCAATCCTGATGAGACTACAGATTTTGACAAGGCTGAGTTTGAGATTGACTACGTGAGAGTTTACCAGAAGCCCGAATACGATACTAACGTAAAGAAGCCCGAAAAGGTATTCCGCGAGGCTCTGGAGGACGGCAACTTCATCTTTAACGGAGACTTCTCCGAAGCTGAGGATCTCACAGATGATGTTAACTGGAAGTTCCTGCTGTTCAACGGCGGCGAGGGCTCCGCTGAGATAAGGGATAACATGATAGTTATCACCTCCGAAAAGGAAGGCACCGAGGAGTACTCAGTTCAGCTGGTACAGCCCGATCTTCCTATGATAAAGGGCAAGAAGTACCGTGTTACCTTTGATGCATACGCTGACGAGGACCGCGACATAGTGGTATGTGTTTCTGCTCCTTCCGCAGGCTGGATACGTTATCTGAAGGATACAAAGCTGGCTCTGACCACCGAGAAGCAGACCTTCACCTATGAATTCGAGATGAAGGACAAGGACGACAATAACGGACGCCTTGAATTCAATATGGGCAAGAGAGGCTCCACTGCTACAGTCTATATCTCAAACGTAAGAGTTGAGGAAATAAAATAA
- a CDS encoding substrate-binding and GGDEF domain-containing protein, whose amino-acid sequence MDKTIEIAVIVAGIDEEYQNGVIDGIRHCAKMNNANISCFCAFGGILANSKFDVGEYNIYSLINYSKFDGVILMTNTISSPVDKENIISKVKATGLPVTILDCDEHPEFYNISIDNYTAMQAIVRHVIEKHNVKRINYVSGPMANPEAAERYKAFCDTIKEYSIPEEYDRVYFGDFRGTDGKNAVDTFMSSGLQRPQAIICANDAMALAAVEELGNFGYKIPDDIIVTGFDNTYNARHHLPALTTVSRPLDDAGFKACEILIGLIIGREYPKNTILHASPVFSESCGCVSASETDISEYRVSAYKLLTTCKRDVSLLNRMTTELADTQDANSTIHTVSKIINEIKFDMFCLCLCSNWDQVVSNGLNIDPSDNTAYQVHGYTQKMIAPLVLEKNINDPVALFDSADMYPAPVKKSGSISFFVPLHFGERCLGYYIFTNSKFPTKSLMCHALMLSISNSIENIRKLVHLKSMIKELDKLYVIDPLCNIYNRNGFIRNADPMFKHTKETKQKLLISFIDMDGLKIINDCYGHNEGDFALQRLAGVISDCCKGGRICARFGGDEFIIIGENACEEDIKALETVFEAQLENINSIIKKPYRITASIGTIVSEIADDVTLFNLITMADETMYAKKKRKRTSRYLRHTDPTEVHDHESSWDDQT is encoded by the coding sequence ATGGATAAAACTATTGAAATTGCCGTTATCGTCGCGGGAATAGACGAGGAATACCAGAACGGAGTCATCGACGGCATCAGGCACTGTGCCAAAATGAACAACGCCAACATATCATGCTTCTGTGCTTTTGGCGGTATCCTTGCCAACAGTAAATTCGATGTGGGCGAATACAACATCTACTCTCTTATAAATTACAGCAAATTCGACGGCGTTATTCTTATGACCAACACTATAAGCTCACCTGTCGATAAAGAAAATATAATATCCAAGGTCAAGGCTACAGGTCTGCCCGTTACTATCCTCGACTGCGATGAGCACCCCGAATTCTACAATATCAGCATCGATAACTATACCGCCATGCAGGCTATCGTGAGACACGTTATCGAAAAACACAACGTTAAGCGTATCAATTACGTATCGGGGCCTATGGCAAATCCAGAGGCTGCCGAAAGATACAAAGCCTTCTGCGACACCATAAAGGAGTACTCAATACCCGAGGAATATGACCGCGTCTATTTCGGAGATTTCCGCGGTACAGACGGCAAAAATGCTGTCGATACCTTTATGAGCTCGGGCTTGCAGCGTCCTCAGGCTATCATATGCGCAAACGACGCTATGGCTCTCGCTGCTGTGGAGGAGCTTGGCAACTTCGGCTATAAGATACCCGATGATATTATCGTTACGGGATTTGACAACACCTATAACGCCCGTCACCATCTCCCTGCACTGACAACTGTATCACGTCCTCTTGACGATGCAGGCTTCAAGGCGTGTGAGATACTCATAGGGCTTATCATCGGCAGAGAATATCCTAAAAATACTATTCTCCATGCTTCCCCCGTATTCTCGGAGAGCTGCGGCTGCGTATCCGCTTCGGAGACAGATATTTCGGAATACAGAGTTTCCGCATACAAGCTGCTCACCACCTGCAAGAGGGACGTTTCCCTGCTCAACCGTATGACTACGGAGCTTGCGGATACTCAGGACGCCAACTCCACCATACACACAGTATCCAAGATAATCAACGAGATAAAATTCGACATGTTCTGCCTTTGCCTCTGCTCTAACTGGGATCAGGTGGTATCTAACGGGCTTAATATCGATCCAAGCGACAACACTGCCTATCAGGTACACGGCTATACTCAGAAAATGATAGCCCCACTGGTGCTTGAAAAAAATATCAATGACCCCGTTGCGCTATTCGACAGTGCCGATATGTACCCTGCTCCCGTGAAAAAAAGCGGCAGCATCAGCTTCTTTGTACCGCTGCATTTCGGCGAGCGCTGTCTCGGCTACTATATATTCACAAACAGCAAATTCCCCACAAAGAGCCTTATGTGCCATGCTCTCATGCTCAGCATAAGCAACTCTATCGAGAATATACGCAAGCTCGTTCACCTCAAGAGCATGATAAAGGAGCTTGATAAGCTGTACGTAATAGACCCGCTCTGCAATATCTACAACAGAAACGGCTTTATCAGAAATGCGGATCCTATGTTCAAGCATACAAAGGAGACCAAGCAGAAGCTCCTTATCTCATTTATCGATATGGACGGTCTGAAGATCATCAACGACTGCTACGGTCATAATGAGGGCGACTTTGCACTTCAGCGCCTTGCAGGAGTGATTTCCGACTGCTGTAAGGGCGGCAGGATATGCGCACGCTTCGGCGGTGACGAGTTCATCATCATCGGCGAAAATGCCTGCGAGGAGGACATAAAGGCTCTGGAGACAGTATTCGAGGCACAGCTGGAAAATATAAACAGCATTATCAAGAAGCCTTACCGGATAACCGCAAGTATAGGAACTATCGTCAGCGAGATAGCAGACGATGTAACTCTATTCAATCTTATAACAATGGCTGACGAAACAATGTATGCCAAGAAGAAGCGCAAGAGAACTTCACGCTACCTCAGACATACCGACCCGACAGAGGTACACGATCATGAATCATCTTGGGACGATCAGACTTGA
- a CDS encoding GNAT family N-acetyltransferase, translating to MNHLGTIRLETPRLVLRRFEESDTETAFSVWTSDPKVTQYLRWKNHRSLTQMKELGLKWINNYNDPQWYHWVIEPKEIGFPIGTISAAAVNNDTETVEVGFCIGSGYWGMGYVTEACAAVIQFFFEEVGANRIEAKYDTRNKASGRVLEKCGLTYEGTLRSSELIQSGITDVCIYSILARDYF from the coding sequence ATGAATCATCTTGGGACGATCAGACTTGAAACACCAAGGCTTGTCCTCAGACGCTTTGAGGAAAGCGATACGGAAACTGCCTTCTCCGTGTGGACAAGCGACCCGAAGGTAACTCAGTACCTGCGCTGGAAGAATCACCGCTCCCTGACGCAGATGAAAGAGCTGGGACTTAAATGGATAAATAACTACAATGACCCTCAGTGGTATCACTGGGTCATCGAACCTAAGGAGATCGGCTTCCCTATCGGCACTATCTCTGCCGCTGCCGTAAACAACGATACCGAGACCGTAGAGGTGGGATTCTGCATCGGCTCGGGCTACTGGGGCATGGGCTATGTTACGGAGGCATGCGCCGCTGTGATACAGTTCTTCTTCGAGGAGGTCGGCGCCAACAGGATAGAAGCCAAATACGATACCAGAAACAAGGCTTCGGGGCGTGTTCTGGAAAAATGCGGTCTCACCTATGAGGGGACCCTCAGAAGCTCCGAGCTCATTCAGTCGGGTATCACTGACGTATGCATATACAGTATCCTTGCAAGGGATTACTTCTGA